TTAGTGGGTTTGTCCATAACATTAGTCAAATACTCAAGATAGTTTTGCTCATTAagcaaatattgaatctttcGATGCCACATGTCATAGTTGGGTCCAGTCAATTTGTCACCCTTGGTGACGTCTAAAATAACATAATTAGTGCCCATATCACTGCACATAAGAATGTGGAAGGTAAACATTAGGTGCACATTAAGAATTTGATctagaaaccctaattaaaattaatggttccttATTACACGGTGAGATAAAATTTCGCTAAgctcataatcaaatctcacatgTGTAGATCAAAgacatataattttaattgattttgaacAAATGTAAGGAGAATTAAGTATTTCAAATCCACAAAATTACGACATACAAACGGATGTGCATGGGCCCCACATAAGAACCCGATTGGTACTTAAAGTGACATATTGAGGTAGTGTAAGTGACATAATTATGCAATGTGAGGTGCTTTCCCTTTACAAGGCTTcacaaaaattaattacattgtcccaaaaaataattacatcctTTAAAAATCCTACTACATCATGCACGAAGACTACCTCTAACGTACATATGTGAACATATCCACTTAAATTAAATACCAATTATGATCTCcaacccagaaaaaaataaataaatatccatGGGTTCGTGGGTACGTGTGTGGAGATCGACCTTGCATCCCAACAAGTGGAGTGAGTCTCAAGTCAAAACCGTCATGGGAAggtatgatgatttatcaataCATATACAAATACATACTAAAGCACATTTCAAAGCAATAATATGTTTAGCCTAAAAACGCAAAGGTCGCATGTTCGAGTCATGCCAATAGAACCAATAATGTAAAGCAAACAACATAAATATGCATCATTATATTAACAAACAATTTTAAGTAAATCATCTAAGAAATTACCCTCCCTTTGACCTAAGTCATTAAGGGCAAAATATAATTTTAGGTAGGGTTacacaaacccaaaccctaaattacattataaaaattaaatcctTGAGTAAAGTTTAACAAATAAACCCTTGACCACAATCGGGGTTTAATTTTTTCAATACTTGTGTATCCCAATTAGCAAGTAACATAAAACATGCATAATAATATAACCATAGTATTATTGATGCAATTTGGGGTAAGGTTAAAAATCCCTAATCCAAttgaaatcattaaaaaaaaaattctaattgaATCGTAACAGTATCAGTCCTTAACCAGTCCCTGTTACTAACCGATTGAATCCTGACATTTAAATAGGTTGTAGAGattaaaaactccaaaaaacaaaaccattaTTGCACTTTTGCATATAAAACTTTTTCACAAAAGAAACTTAAAACCTACACAGTATTTGTCGTTTTAAAAGAAAACGTATGGTTGAACCATCCTAACAGAGGCACGGCCAACATCATTGTGCGAAGCTCGACACATACATGGGCAACAATACGTAATCAACCAAaccttggctctgataccaatgttaAACGGAAAGTAAATGGGTATCGGGGAATACCTCAGTATAACTTTTCTCACAGTGGAATGGATCGGGTTGACCACGAGTCGATCCACACGAACAATGACGAATGAAAGGTTGCGACGATCTCGCTAGGCAATCACTAGGAaatattccaccctccaaatccaaagaTTGGAATTGAGATCATTGGAGACACAACTCTCAATTTGTGAGAGACataagagaatagggagaaagagattaggtcaaaacccttattggctttgtggccaaaaccttcttatttatagagaattggctagctagggttcccaatcctggtgggtctatgattacctCAAGTGGGCAACCCACGAAGGAACTAGGTCAGAACCCAGTccgacccatattaattaaTAAACAAGATCTCCCACTTAGCCATCCATGTTCAAGCTACAAGTGATGAAGAATGACTCTGTTTACCTTTTACCTTGACACCGACTTATTTCACCATAGAACCAAATCTAGAGATTTCTCTCACATTATTCATAGAGTGGATAAGCTAGCAACTTGAAAAACTAACCTTTTATCTTATGCAGGGGGAACTATCCTAATACAATATGCCCTATCTTCAATCTCCTCATATCTCTTGTCATACTTTGTCTTAAGAACATTTGCAAAAAGCTAGATTCCATATACCTACACTTCTGGAATAAAGATAAGGATCACTCTAAGAAATCACACCTCATTGATTGATATAGAGTTTGCACCTCAAGCTTAAGGAGGCCTATATATCTGCAACTCTAAAACCTAGAATAAGGCTCTCCTATTGAAGTTAGGATGGCGTCTCATCACAGAGAGGGATTCACTCTGGGCACAAATTCttacataaaaatattttcagGTCAGTTTTCctactttattaaaaaaaaaacacaaaacttTTGGAATGATCCTAATATACCCACCATtcccaatttttcttttatttagtAGTTACAAAATGGACCAAGACCTCCCTCTTTGACTTGGGTAAAAGATTTCATGTGCAGAACTGAATGGAATTCtagtttaatttctgcaatGCTTCCTCACCATTGTTaatcatattttaaaaattccaactTCCATTAACAATGACTTCTGGTGGTATAACCTCTAAAAAAAATGGGGTGCTGACCACTAAAATGGCTGTGAAATTATTAATTTGTGGATCATCTACTAACCAGATTGGATCGTCAAACAAGTGTATTTGCTTATCTCTTTGCTCATATTGGTGgcgttttctttgaaatttcaaaCTTCATCCAAAATTTATGATCTTTTTCTAGAGAGTAGCTCACGTTGGAATTCCCACAATGGAAAAATGGATGGATGTTGATCCACCTTTTGGACTCTGTCTGAACCGGCAGGAATCAAATTGGCACCAACCCCTTCAGGGCTAATTGGGAAACAACCCCTTTGGGTCTATGAACTGAAACCCTCTCATATCAGTGTGTATTTCTTCCAATCCATTCCTATTGACACTATAGActcttctttaaatttttttttatattacatGTTAGTTTATATGAGAGGTCAATTTTAATCAGGAAAAGCTATATCCCTATAAGATCCTTCACCATGTGAAGTAATGGATTGCTCAAGCATGTCACCATTTACAACCACAGGTGAACTCAGTTCATACTCTTTCAATTATACCAAAGTTCCCTAATgtgaacccaccaatcctcatatGTGTGGGGGTCACTAATGAGACTAACATAGTGTCTAAATAGATTAATTGTATTGTATATAAATGAAACTATGTCTCATTTAATGCTAATTACATGATGATAAGAAATACCATTGAAGCATACACAGAAGGAACCCTCATTGACTTACAGAAGGCAAGAGACAACAGATAGATGATTAGGTAAACATGAAGTGACTCATAAGAACTAGGACTACTTTTTGGTGATTATAATACCTTCTCATGACCTTGGAGCATCTTATTTTGGATGTCTACAAATTTTTACCTGATACAACCTTTTGTCTTAGGCCCAGAAACGAGATGGTACTACCACTCCACAAAATAGCAATGTAACTCAGTTCCTCTCTTTAATgatatgttttttcttcttttcaaaaaatagaGTGAATAGTCGagctatgtttggtatgcattcttgaaATAGAGATTGTGTTAGAATGCATCACAAAACCTGATTGTTCTCTATTTTCTTACTTCAGGATGCATTCTAAGCCAATTATCTACTCCAAAAAATGTGTGCCTAATACCAAACACAACGCAAGTGTAACGATTGGATTGTATATGAATATCTCAACAATACAACCTGTTACATATGGGTTTGAaaaaacatacacacacacaaacacaaacacaaacacaaacgaTTCCATGGTCTATTGGTCAGGACATTAAACTTCGAATCCAATAGCACATTCAATGATGCCCTACAAAAAATACATCATATGGTCATAACCTTCgattaaagaaaacaaaaataaaactatAATGATAGGACAATAAAGAATAACAAGATATAGGAaaataaatcataataaaatcaACTTATCAGATTATTTTgcctttattttttgaatacaCGGTACATTGCTATTAAAAACTAGAAATCATCCTTCACAATAATAAGCATAAAGGTGAGTAATGTTAACGCTGCTGGCTCAAACTCAGCTCAAAACGAGGAATGTGGGAATCCATTTCTTCAATGGTTGGCCCCCATCAGTTCCTCACGAGTTATGAGAAAATTGcaactcatttcattcccacaAAACCATCTATAATCCAGGCATAGGGAACTGGCTGGTCAGAGCTTCAACTCTGCTTCGAAGATCCATGACACGGTTCTTCAAAGGGAACTCTGGAGGTTCGATAAACTTAAAGAAATCTTGGAGCTTTTTCCCTGCAACAGATTGTTTTGCCTCCCGAGTGATCTGAATACCCTCGTGAATGAAGTCTGCAGTTGCTACGAACTCCTCCTCCCCAAATCCTCTAGTAGTCATTGCTGGTGTGCCAATGCGAATGCCGCCTGGCACTAGTGCACTCTTGTCACCTTTATAATCTCAAATTAGGAAGTCAGTATCAAatacaagaaaaagaagaaatatataaaggagtttttttttggggggaggggtggaGACACTTTACCGGGAACAGAATTTTTGTTGAGAGTGATAGAGGCCATGTCAAGGATTTTCTCAACCCTAGCTCCATCAATGTCCTGTTATGGGAGAAAAGAATTATGAATAATGTCAATGGCAGGTTAAATAAACTTGAAAACAGTAGATAGTTTGGAAGAGAGAAACCACAATTAggtacaattctagaaatgcaGTGTGCCAACTTTACTAGGGCAAGGCACACAAACCAACTCTACCAAGTACCAAGGAAGTTTGACTATGAAATCAATTTGTTAACATCCTGTCTCTTCAGAGACATCCGATAAAATTTGTTGACACCCCATGacttaaaaa
This genomic stretch from Macadamia integrifolia cultivar HAES 741 chromosome 2, SCU_Mint_v3, whole genome shotgun sequence harbors:
- the LOC122071994 gene encoding serine hydroxymethyltransferase 3, chloroplastic-like; this encodes MASITLNKNSVPGDKSALVPGGIRIGTPAMTTRGFGEEEFVATADFIHEGIQITREAKQSVAGKKLQDFFKFIEPPEFPLKNRVMDLRSRVEALTSQFPMPGL